The segment CGTCACGGTAGCGACGTCGTGCCGGCCTGGCATAACGGCGCGTCTATGGGCGTTGTTCGCCGACGTGAACGGCCCGCCAGGCTCGGCCGACTGGGATGGGCTCGGGAGCGCGATCGACGGCGACATCGTGCTCCGCGATTCGCCCGGGTTCGACGCAACGGACACCGTGTTCAACAGACGGTTCCACGAAGTTCGACCACAGGCCATCGTGCGGTGCGCCACCCCGCACGACGTTTCCGAGGCGATCTCGTTCATCCGACGGCACGGTCTCCAGCATGCCACCAGGAGCGGGGGGCACAGCTTCGCCGGCCATTCGACAACGCGCGGCGTGGTGATCGACGTCTCGCCGATGCGCGTGGTCTCGGTCGATGGTGAAGTGGTCACCGTCGGCGCGGGAGCGCGTCTCGGCGACGTGTACGACGCACTCGCCGAACACGATCTCGCCATCCCCGCCGGAACGTGTCCGCCGGTCGGGATCGCCGGGTTCACGTTGGGCGGCGGCCTCGGCATCCTCGGGCGTAGGTACGGGGTGCTCTCGGATCGGTTGATTCGAGCCGAGATCGTCCCCGCGGATGGGCGGGTCGTCGAAGCAGACGAACACCATCACCAGGACCTGTTCTGGGCTCTGCGCGGCGCGGGCGGCGGGAACTTCGGCGTGGTGACGTCGCTCGAGCTCCGAACGGTACCGGCGCCGACCGTGACGAACTTCCACCTCACGTGGGCGTATGCGAACGCCGCCGATGTGATCGACGCGTGGCAGCGGTGGGCGCCGATCGCCCCGAACGAGCTCGCTGCCAGCCTCAAGATCACGGACGCCGGCGTCCTGGATCGTCCACCGCTCGTCGACGTGTACGGCGCGCTCTCGGAGGGTGAGGCCGACGCCGCATCTCTGATGGACGGCCTCATCGCCCTCGTCGGGTCCGACCCGAGCTCGGCGGTTTCGACCGAGATGGACTTTGCCGAGACGCGCCATTTCTGGGCCAACCTAGGTAGCGATGAGGCTCCAGTAGATCCGCACGGCGGGCAACCGGAACAGCCGTACCTGTTCGCGAAGTCCGAGTTCTTCGCTCGTCCCCTCCCCGCGGATGCGATCACCGCGCTCCTCGAGACGTTCACAGCGGAACGAGCCGCGGGGCAGGTCCGCGAGCTCGACTTCATGCCGTGGGGAGGCGCGTACAACGCCGTCCCCGCGGGAGCGACCGCGTTCATCCACCGCGACGAGCTGTTCCAGCTGAAGCACGCCGTGGTGGTCGATCCCTCGGCGTCGACCGCCCGGAAGGAGGCCGCGCAACGGCAGATCGTTCGTTCGTGGAGATCCGTCCATCCATGGAGTTCGGGGCGCGTGTTCCAGAACTTTGCCGATCCGGACCTCGAGAACTGGGCCGACGCGTATTACGGCGGCAACCTCGGGCCTCTGATCGCCGTCAAGGCTCGGTACGACGAGGAGAACTTCTTCCGCTTCGATCAGTCGCTGCCGCCGCTCGGCTGACCCGAGCGGCGTTCCGCGAGAACCACGAGCGCCTCGGCGTCCCTTCTGATCGCGTCGCGTTCGATGAGCCGGTCGAGCCACTGGGACGGAAGACCGTTGAAGCCGTATCGCGCGCCGAGGAGCGCGCCGGCCACCGCGGCGTTGGTGTCCGTGTCGCCGCCCAGCGACACGACCCGCCGAAGCTCGGTCTCGACATCACTCTCACGAAGCAACGCTTGGAACGCGACGCCCACGGTGAACAGACAGAAGCCCTGATCCGGTCCGTCGACCGGTCGCGAATCGCCGACGGCGTCGACGAGGAACTCGAGCTCCTCGCCACCCTCGTGCTCGGCGACGCTCCGCAGTGCGGACGTCGAGGCGACTTCCGAGTCCTCACCACGAACGAGCGCCGCGACACAGAACGTCACGGCTAGGGCTGCCGTCTTGCATCGACCGTCGAAGTGCGTCAGCGCCGAGAGCGCCGGCGCGAGCTCGAAGAGCTCATCCGGGCGGTTCGCGTGCGCCACGCCGAGAGGTGCGCAGTACATGACCGAGCCGTTCCCCGCAGAGACCTCCGGACCGCGCCGCTCCCATATCTCGCGCGCGGCCGTCGAGGCGTTCTCGCCGCGTGCCGCGCGACGCAGCACCAGCCTCGTCAGCGTCGAGACGTCGGGCGGGTCGCTCCGGAACCACTCGACTTGGCGCCGCACCAGGTCTTCCGGATCGAGCTCGCCGCGCTCGGCGAGGCTCCGCATCAGATTCCGCGCCATCGAGGTGGCGTCGGTGGTCGAGCCCGCCGGTCCGCCGGCCCAATCGAGCTCGAACGCCGGCACCGGGTCGGGAATCAGATGCGCCCGCATGAACTCGAAGGGCGCGCCGAGCGCATCGCCCAGCGCCAGCCCCAGGCAGCTCCCCACCACTCGATCTGCGAGGCTCATCGGCGGGCGATGCTATGGCCC is part of the Actinomycetota bacterium genome and harbors:
- a CDS encoding FAD-binding oxidoreductase, coding for MNGPPGSADWDGLGSAIDGDIVLRDSPGFDATDTVFNRRFHEVRPQAIVRCATPHDVSEAISFIRRHGLQHATRSGGHSFAGHSTTRGVVIDVSPMRVVSVDGEVVTVGAGARLGDVYDALAEHDLAIPAGTCPPVGIAGFTLGGGLGILGRRYGVLSDRLIRAEIVPADGRVVEADEHHHQDLFWALRGAGGGNFGVVTSLELRTVPAPTVTNFHLTWAYANAADVIDAWQRWAPIAPNELAASLKITDAGVLDRPPLVDVYGALSEGEADAASLMDGLIALVGSDPSSAVSTEMDFAETRHFWANLGSDEAPVDPHGGQPEQPYLFAKSEFFARPLPADAITALLETFTAERAAGQVRELDFMPWGGAYNAVPAGATAFIHRDELFQLKHAVVVDPSASTARKEAAQRQIVRSWRSVHPWSSGRVFQNFADPDLENWADAYYGGNLGPLIAVKARYDEENFFRFDQSLPPLG
- a CDS encoding ADP-ribosylglycohydrolase family protein, with protein sequence MSLADRVVGSCLGLALGDALGAPFEFMRAHLIPDPVPAFELDWAGGPAGSTTDATSMARNLMRSLAERGELDPEDLVRRQVEWFRSDPPDVSTLTRLVLRRAARGENASTAAREIWERRGPEVSAGNGSVMYCAPLGVAHANRPDELFELAPALSALTHFDGRCKTAALAVTFCVAALVRGEDSEVASTSALRSVAEHEGGEELEFLVDAVGDSRPVDGPDQGFCLFTVGVAFQALLRESDVETELRRVVSLGGDTDTNAAVAGALLGARYGFNGLPSQWLDRLIERDAIRRDAEALVVLAERRSGQPSGGSD